One genomic window of Parcubacteria group bacterium includes the following:
- a CDS encoding YtxH domain-containing protein, whose translation MGKSGKFLAGALLGAAAAALLTPVAGKKARKKVAEGLEKAGVDREMVEETLRAAAKKGSDLLKQARKEVAASKTKTKSK comes from the coding sequence ATGGGAAAGTCAGGGAAATTTTTAGCCGGCGCGCTCCTGGGCGCGGCTGCGGCGGCGCTCCTCACTCCGGTGGCCGGGAAAAAAGCGCGCAAAAAGGTTGCCGAGGGCCTGGAAAAGGCCGGAGTTGATCGCGAGATGGTTGAGGAAACCTTGCGTGCGGCAGCCAAAAAGGGCTCGGATCTTTTGAAGCAGGCCCGAAAAGAGGTTGCTGCATCCAAAACCAAAACGAAAAGCAAATAA
- a CDS encoding GatB/YqeY domain-containing protein, whose product MPLLSEQLDTDFKQALKSRDAETLSVLRLVRSGIKNFEIEKRGAASDEDIIAILQREIKQHKESIEANEKAGRPEEAARLQKEVAFLSAYLPAPLTGQELKDVVKAALAETGAESLADLGKVMGRIMPQVRGRASGDEVGQMVRELLGNG is encoded by the coding sequence ATGCCCCTGCTTTCCGAGCAGCTTGATACTGACTTTAAACAAGCGCTGAAATCGCGCGATGCTGAAACGCTTTCCGTGCTTCGTTTGGTCCGTTCCGGCATCAAGAATTTTGAAATAGAGAAGCGCGGCGCTGCCTCGGACGAGGACATCATCGCAATTCTCCAGCGTGAAATCAAGCAGCACAAGGAGTCCATAGAAGCGAACGAGAAAGCGGGCCGCCCCGAGGAAGCGGCGCGCCTCCAAAAGGAAGTTGCGTTCTTGTCCGCTTATTTGCCCGCACCGCTTACGGGCCAAGAGCTCAAGGACGTGGTAAAAGCCGCGCTTGCCGAAACCGGCGCGGAAAGCTTGGCGGACTTGGGAAAAGTCATGGGCCGCATCATGCCGCAGGTCCGCGGGCGCGCGAGCGGGGATGAGGTCGGACAAATGGTCCGCGAGCTTTTGGGGAACGGATAG
- a CDS encoding histidine--tRNA ligase: MAEDKKKKRSPKTPTLLRGFKDILPEEAPYWQRVRATALPLLADYGYGEIQLPLLEATPLFKRTIGEHTDIVSKEMFTFTDQGGESVTLRPEFTASMARAYIEHGMFNRPQPVKLYSTGPAFRYERPQSGRYRQHHQLSIELFGNEHPVADAEIIFLSHLVCTHLGLAATIHINSLGSGESRDAYVRLLKDYVKPKRSLLCEDCKNRFAKNPLRMLDCKEEGCRTLLGEAPLLVDNLDEDSKKHFVAVLEHLDESGVPYELDPYIVRGLDYYNRTTFEIVASVEREGEEEGASRDMVIGGGGRYDGLVELLGGRATPGVGMAFGLERVILALKKSGAPIPAEKAPQVLLAQLGEEATKHAFVLFETLRSAGLPVRANFAKLGLKAQLEHADKLGVVYAVILGQKELLDQTVIIRDMENGIQEVVDLAKIVDEIKKRLIKNH, from the coding sequence AAAAAAAAGCGGTCCCCCAAAACCCCAACGCTCCTGCGGGGGTTTAAAGATATTTTACCCGAGGAAGCTCCCTACTGGCAGCGCGTCCGCGCAACTGCCCTGCCGTTGCTTGCGGATTACGGGTACGGCGAAATCCAGCTGCCGCTCTTGGAGGCAACGCCGCTTTTTAAGCGGACCATTGGCGAGCACACGGACATTGTTTCAAAAGAAATGTTCACGTTTACCGACCAGGGCGGGGAGTCCGTTACCTTGCGGCCGGAATTTACAGCCAGCATGGCGCGCGCGTACATTGAGCACGGCATGTTCAACCGGCCGCAGCCGGTAAAGCTGTACAGCACCGGCCCCGCGTTTCGGTACGAGCGCCCGCAGTCGGGCAGGTACCGGCAGCACCACCAGCTCTCCATAGAGCTCTTCGGCAACGAGCATCCGGTTGCTGACGCTGAAATTATTTTCCTCTCGCACCTCGTGTGCACGCACCTGGGGCTTGCTGCCACCATCCACATCAACAGCCTGGGTTCGGGCGAATCCCGGGACGCGTACGTGCGGCTCCTTAAGGACTACGTAAAACCCAAGCGCAGCCTTTTGTGCGAGGATTGCAAGAATCGGTTTGCCAAAAATCCCCTGCGCATGCTTGATTGCAAAGAGGAGGGGTGCCGCACACTCCTCGGGGAAGCGCCGCTCTTGGTTGATAACCTTGATGAGGATTCCAAAAAGCATTTTGTGGCGGTGCTTGAGCACCTGGACGAGAGCGGCGTTCCCTACGAGCTGGATCCCTACATTGTCCGCGGCCTTGATTACTACAACCGGACTACGTTTGAAATTGTGGCGTCTGTTGAGCGGGAAGGCGAAGAAGAAGGCGCTTCTCGGGACATGGTCATCGGCGGGGGCGGGCGGTACGACGGCCTGGTTGAGCTTTTGGGAGGCAGGGCAACGCCGGGCGTTGGCATGGCATTCGGTTTGGAGCGGGTGATTTTGGCGCTTAAGAAATCCGGCGCGCCGATTCCCGCCGAAAAAGCGCCGCAGGTGCTCCTGGCCCAGCTGGGAGAAGAGGCAACCAAACACGCCTTTGTGCTGTTTGAGACGCTGCGGAGCGCAGGACTCCCGGTCCGCGCGAACTTCGCAAAGCTCGGCCTTAAAGCCCAGCTTGAGCACGCGGACAAGTTGGGCGTCGTGTATGCGGTTATTCTTGGCCAAAAAGAGCTGTTGGACCAAACGGTCATCATCCGCGACATGGAGAACGGGATTCAGGAAGTTGTTGACCTCGCGAAAATCGTTGATGAGATTAAAAAGCGCCTTATCAAGAACCACTAG